A genomic stretch from Leptospira ellinghausenii includes:
- a CDS encoding hybrid sensor histidine kinase/response regulator translates to MQIAPLPKNEAARLSALKGLEILDTPEEEMFDEITKLASMICNVPISLVSLIDETRQWFKSHHGLKARETPRSLAFCSHAILGDELFVIPNAKSDNRFKNNPLVNGDPNVIFYAGIPLALDDQIKLGTLCVIDNKPRELNEEQLHMLRLLGKQTVRLLQMRKDRDKLEIEKRSAERANAAKRDFIAAISHDIRNPLNSLLGMSEMIREQPMSESILNYVDHIQNAGDVILNLVNDTIELSRLEENASVLNNEWFHLSQCLDVYHNFFKQETKRKKIEFQLKNEISETVYLLSDKRKLEKIIWNLTANAVKFTHHGSVDCHVYLETKADENANLIIEIRDTGPGISPEIKDRLFQKYNEFVPEGCEISGSGLGLSIVKLSLEEMNGEINVESKIGEGSTFKVKIPTVWKREELSSEQKNLTNQKDSYLPNFITRKKVLIADDNELNRKVLKNYLKPLPFDIVEANNGIETERILGSDQFDIAFLDIEMPGKHGTEIAKALSSEKTRPILFACTGLCMPEEKEHILNSGFEYFMPKPYLKEELYSHLAEIAKKHP, encoded by the coding sequence ATGCAGATTGCACCTTTACCGAAAAATGAGGCCGCAAGACTCTCAGCCCTAAAAGGCCTTGAGATTCTCGACACTCCTGAAGAGGAAATGTTCGATGAAATTACCAAACTTGCTTCGATGATCTGCAATGTCCCCATTTCCTTGGTAAGCTTAATCGATGAAACTAGACAGTGGTTTAAATCCCACCATGGACTAAAAGCTAGGGAAACTCCACGTTCCTTAGCCTTTTGTTCCCATGCGATTTTGGGAGACGAATTGTTTGTCATTCCCAATGCTAAAAGTGACAATCGATTCAAAAACAATCCACTCGTGAATGGGGATCCCAATGTGATTTTTTATGCAGGGATCCCACTTGCTTTAGATGACCAAATCAAATTGGGAACACTTTGTGTCATCGATAACAAACCACGAGAACTGAACGAAGAACAACTACACATGTTACGCCTTCTTGGGAAACAAACGGTTCGACTTCTGCAAATGCGGAAAGACAGAGACAAACTCGAAATTGAAAAAAGATCGGCTGAACGAGCAAACGCAGCCAAACGAGATTTTATTGCGGCGATTAGCCATGACATTCGGAATCCTTTAAATTCCCTTCTTGGAATGTCGGAAATGATCCGGGAACAACCGATGTCTGAATCAATTCTTAATTATGTAGACCATATCCAAAATGCAGGGGACGTGATTCTCAATTTAGTAAACGATACGATTGAGTTATCTCGATTAGAAGAAAACGCATCTGTCTTAAATAACGAGTGGTTTCATTTAAGCCAATGTTTGGATGTGTACCATAATTTTTTCAAACAAGAAACCAAACGAAAAAAAATTGAATTCCAATTGAAGAATGAAATTTCAGAAACAGTATACTTACTTTCTGACAAACGGAAACTGGAAAAAATCATTTGGAACCTAACAGCGAATGCTGTCAAATTCACTCACCATGGTTCTGTTGATTGTCATGTTTACTTAGAAACAAAAGCAGATGAAAATGCCAATTTAATAATAGAAATAAGAGACACAGGGCCTGGAATTTCACCAGAGATCAAAGACCGCCTCTTCCAAAAGTACAATGAATTTGTTCCAGAAGGGTGTGAAATTTCGGGTTCCGGCCTTGGTTTATCCATCGTTAAACTTTCGTTAGAAGAGATGAATGGTGAGATCAATGTGGAATCTAAAATAGGCGAAGGTAGTACATTCAAAGTGAAAATTCCTACCGTTTGGAAACGGGAAGAATTATCCTCTGAACAAAAAAACCTTACAAACCAAAAAGATTCTTATCTTCCCAATTTTATCACTCGCAAAAAAGTTCTCATCGCAGATGACAATGAACTGAACCGAAAAGTTTTGAAGAATTATTTAAAACCACTGCCTTTTGATATTGTGGAGGCAAATAACGGGATCGAAACGGAAAGGATTTTAGGATCGGACCAATTTGACATTGCCTTTCTTGACATTGAGATGCCAGGTAAACATGGGACAGAAATTGCGAAGGCTCTTTCCTCGGAAAAAACGAGACCCATTTTGTTTGCCTGTACGGGTCTTTGTATGCCAGAAGAAAAAGAACATATTTTAAACTCTGGGTTTGAGTACTTTATGCCAAAACCCTATTTGAAAGAAGAATTGTACTCCCATTTGGCAGAAATCGCCAAAAAACACCCGTAA
- the msrB gene encoding peptide-methionine (R)-S-oxide reductase MsrB: MFTSFCCSPSAKEQAIKPENPELRKKLTDLQYRVTQEDETEPPFQNEYWNNHEEGIYVDIVSKEPLFSSKDKFESGTGWPSFTKPLVKSNVVEIEDNSYGMIRTEVRSKAGDSHLGHVFDDGPKPTGKRYCMNSASMEFIPKSKLKERGYEAFLKDFKP; this comes from the coding sequence ATGTTCACTTCTTTTTGTTGTTCTCCGTCGGCAAAAGAACAGGCAATAAAACCAGAAAATCCCGAGTTACGTAAAAAACTGACCGATCTGCAATACCGTGTAACACAAGAAGACGAAACTGAACCTCCTTTCCAAAATGAATATTGGAACAACCATGAAGAGGGGATTTATGTCGATATTGTTTCCAAAGAACCACTTTTTAGTTCCAAGGACAAATTTGAATCTGGAACTGGATGGCCAAGTTTTACAAAACCACTTGTGAAATCCAATGTCGTTGAAATTGAAGACAATTCGTATGGAATGATACGAACAGAAGTTAGATCAAAAGCGGGAGATTCTCATTTGGGGCATGTTTTTGATGATGGTCCAAAACCCACTGGCAAACGGTATTGTATGAATTCGGCTTCGATGGAATTCATTCCTAAATCAAAACTGAAAGAAAGAGGTTATGAAGCTTTTTTAAAAGATTTTAAACCGTAA